TGGATTCATCAGTTTTTTGTGACTGATTTTGCTGAGATGACCAATATCTCAGGCAAACTGCGTGAAAAACTTGAAAAGCTCTGTGAAATTAAAGCGCCTGAAGTAGTACATAAAAACTATTCTAAGGATGGCACGCGTAAGTGGGTGTTTCGTGTCGGTGAGGGCGAAGGCTCTTTGGTCGAAACCGTATTGATTCCTGCTGAACATCGCAGTGGTTTACGCCGTACTTTATGTATTTCATCTCAAGTCGGTTGTGCACTGGATTGTTCATTCTGTTCAACCGGTAAACAAGGTTTCCAGCGTGACTTGAACCCAGATGAAATTATTGGTCAGTTATGGGTCGCAAACTATTCTTATATGGAAGATGTGCCTGTGGCTGAGCGTGAGCGTTCGGTGACCAACGTCGTGATGATGGGGATGGGTGAGCCACTCCTCAATTATGATGCTGTATTGAGCTCAATGCGTATTATGTTAGATGATTTTGCTTATGGTATGTCTAAGCGCCGTGTGACTTTATCGACTTCAGGTGTGGTGCCGAAAATTGACCAATTGGCACAAGATATTGATGTCGCATTGGCAATCTCCCTACACGCGCCAAATGATGAACTAAGGAATGAATTGGTTCCAATCAATAAAAAATATCCATTGGCACAGTTGATTGCAGCATGTCAGCGTTATATCGCTAAAGACGGTAATGAAAGTGCACGTAAGCATGTCACGATTGAATATGTGATGTTGGATGGGGTGAATGATCATCCTGAGCATGCGCAGCAGATGATTAAACTGTTGAAGAACTTACCAAGTAAAATTAATTTAATTCCGTTTAATCCATTTCCACATGCGCCTTATGGTCGTTCAAGTCGCAACCGCATTATTTCTTTCCAAAAAACTTTGTCTGATGCTGGATTTGTGTGTACGATTCGTCAAACGCGTGGCGATGATATTGATGCTGCTTGCGGACAATTGGTTGGTCAAGTGGCCGATCGAACACGTCGTGCTGAGCAGTGGAAAAAGAAAGTAGCAGAGAAAAACGAGATTCTACGTTCACAAGGATAATATAAGGGGGATGCCAATTGAAAAAACCCGTTTCTAAACTTTACCTTGCACTGACACTGGGTGTGTCAGTGTGGTACTTGGTGGGTTGCCAAACCGTGAATACGAAAGGTGACCCAAGTAAAGCAGTACAAGTTAGAACGCAATTGGCGGCTGAATATATTAAGTCGAATGATTACGATGCTGCGAAACGCACATTGGATCAGGCATTAGATATCGACTCTCGTGATGCATCTGCAAATATGATGATGGGCGTGTTGTTACAGCGTGAAGGCAGTCCACAAAATGTGGAAAAGGCAGAGCGTTATTTTAAGCATGCCATTGCGGCAGAGCCAAAAAATGCACAGGCTCGTAACAACTACGGTACGTATTTATATCAAATTGGGCGTTATAATGACGCGATTGATCAACTTCAAGTTGCAGGTTCAACTTTAGGGTATGATCAACGTTATCGAGCATTGGAAAATTTAGGTCGTGCGTATATACAAGTCGGTCGAGTGACGGAAGCAGAAGCTGCTTTTAAACAAGCCCTACAGGTAAACTCAGGTGCCTATCTTGCCATGATCGAAATGGCGGAAATTTCATATTTACGTCAGCAAAATGCTGAAGCTACGCAATACTATGAACAGTTTGTGCAAGCGGTTGGCGAGAAAAACTTAGATGCACGTGCGCTTTGGATTGGGATCCGAATTGCGCGGGCAAATCATGACACGATGGGTTCGCAAGTACTGGTCAACCAGCTACGTGCGTTGTATCCAGACAGTCAAGAATACAAACGTTATTTGCAATTACAGTACACTACTGAGGCCGTATGGAAGTAAATCCTAATTCACCACAATCGAATGGTTCTAGCAATGCTTTAGGAAATATCCAACGTCCAGGTGATTATCTTCGTCAAATTCGTATTACTCAAAAACGTGAATTAAGCGACGTTGCCAAAGAGTTGAATATTCCACTCAAGACCTTAACTGCACTTGAGCAGGATGAATACACGGCACTTCCTGAAGCAACATTCATTAAGGGCTACTATCGTACTTATGCGAAGTTCCTCAAAGTGGATGCGACTACGATTATTCAGCGTTTTGATGACATCTATGCCAATGACACGGGACTATTGCCTAATCATGCATTGAATAATTCTCCGATTAAAATCATGGGTAAATTGCCAGGTTCTAACCGTGATCGTAACCGTAAATGGTTGAAACGTGGACTGATTGCGCTTGTTGTAATTGCGATTTTGGCAGCGTTGTTTGGCACAATTCAGAATTGGTCAGGTAGTACAGATGAGACTGCGACTCCGCAGACTGAATCTGATGTGCAAATCATCAATATGAGTGGGGCTGCTGCAACTACTGGGGATCAGTTGAAGCTTGAGTTCAATCGTCCTACGTCTGTGCATATTGTCGATTCAACTGGGAAAGTACTGGCAACAGGGCGTCAAGCCTCTACACTTGAGCTATCTGGCGAGACTCCTTTCCAAATTCGTATCGATGATGCCGCTGCTGTGTCACTCAGCTTAAATAATGAAAGTATTTCATTGTCACCATATACCGTGGGTGGAAAAGCAGATTTCCGCTTGTCACGTTAATGGGATCAAGGAAAAGCAATGATTGTAAATCCAATTAAACGCAAGCCTACTCGCAAAATTCGTGTGGGTTCAGTCTATGTCGGTGGTGATGCACCCATCAGCATTCAAAGTATGACCAATACTGAAACTTGTGATGTGGAAGCAACGCTGGCGCAAATTCAGCGCTGTGCAGATGTAGGTGCGGACATCATGCGTGTTTCTGTACCGACGATGGAAGCGGCAGAGGCTTTTGGTGAAATTCGTAAGCGTTCATCAGTGCCTTTGGTTGCAGACATTCATTTTGATTACAAGATTGCACTGCGTGTTGCCGACTTGGGTGCGGACTGTTTACGGATTAACCCCGGAAATATTGGCTCTGAAGCTAAAATCCGTGAAGTGGTGGCCGCAGCACGCCATAACGATATTTCTATGCGTATTGGGGTGAATGCAGGTTCACTGGAAAAAGATATTCAAAAGAAATATGGTGAGCCAACTGGTCAGGCATTGCTAGAGTCGGCGATGCGTCATATTGATATTCTAGACCGTTTAGATTTCCACGAGTTCAAAGTTTCAGTGAAAGCATCCAATGTGTTCTTAACCATGGACGCTTATCGCCTACTTTCACAGCAAATTGATAATCCTTTACACCTTGGTGTAACAGAAGCGGGGATTTATCGAACAGGTTCGGTGAAGTCTGCGATTGCATTGGGCGGTTTGCTGTTGGATGGCATTGGTGACACCATGCGTATTTCCTTGGCAGCGGAACCTGAAGAAGAGATTAAGATTGGTTTTGATATTTTAAAATCACTTAGTCTTCGCTCAAATGGAATCAACTTCATTGCTTGTCCAAGCTGTTCACGTCAAGAGTTTAACGTGATTTCAGTGATGCAAGCCTTAGAAGAGCGTTTAGAAGATATTCGTACCCCAATGGATGTGTCGGTGATTGGGTGTAAAGTGAATGGTCCGGGTGAAGCCAAAGAAGCCGATATTGGTGTAGTTGGTGCAAGTCCACGTTCACTGGTGTATCGTAATGGTGAAAAGAGCCATTTAATTGACACAAATCAGTTGGTTGACGAAATCGAAGCGATGGTTCGTCAACGTGTTAGCGATCTTGAAGACGCTAAAGCTAAAGAGATTATTCGCACAAGTTTTTCTGAGTAGATCATGAGTTCAATAGTCGCAATCAAAGGTTTTAATGACATTCTTCCTACGCAAACCTCTGCATGGAGACGTCTTGAACAGCATCTCGCATCATTGATGGATGCTTATGGCTACCAACAAATTCGTTTACCTATTGTTGAACAGACCAATTTGTTCAAACGTTCAATTGGGGATGCAACGGATATCGTTGAAAAAGAAATGTACACCTTCTTGGATAAAGGTAATCCGCCTGAGTCTTTGACTTTGCGTCCTGAAGGAACAGCAGGCTGTGTACGCGCCATGCTTGAGCATAACTTGCTTCGTGGTGCGACGCCTCGTGTTTGGTATATCGGGCCAATGTTCCGTTATGAAAAACCGCAAAAGGGTCGTTATCGTCAGTTCCACCAGTTCGGCGTGGAAACCTTTGGTGTGGCAACTCCAGATATGGATGCTGAGTTGATTTTGATGACGGCACGTCTGTGGAAACGCATGGGTGTGGCAGATAAAGTTCAACTTGAGCTAAATACTCTCGGTGAGTCTGATGAGCGCGCAGCTTATCGTGCGGCATTGGTGGAGTTCTTAGAATCACATAAAAATGATTTGGATGAAGATTCACAGCGTCGTTTAACCACCAACCCACTACGTATCCTTGACTCTAAAGATGCAAAAACTCAAGCCATTTTAGAAAATGCGCCGAAGTTGCATGACTTTATGGGTGAGGAAACGTTGAATCACTTTGCAACCTTGCAGCAGTATTTAACCGATGCAGGTGTGAGCTTTGTGATTAACCAGAAATTGGTGCGTGGCTTGGATTATTACAACAA
This DNA window, taken from Acinetobacter sp. WCHA55, encodes the following:
- a CDS encoding helix-turn-helix domain-containing protein — its product is MEVNPNSPQSNGSSNALGNIQRPGDYLRQIRITQKRELSDVAKELNIPLKTLTALEQDEYTALPEATFIKGYYRTYAKFLKVDATTIIQRFDDIYANDTGLLPNHALNNSPIKIMGKLPGSNRDRNRKWLKRGLIALVVIAILAALFGTIQNWSGSTDETATPQTESDVQIINMSGAAATTGDQLKLEFNRPTSVHIVDSTGKVLATGRQASTLELSGETPFQIRIDDAAAVSLSLNNESISLSPYTVGGKADFRLSR
- the pilW gene encoding type IV pilus biogenesis/stability protein PilW, producing the protein MKKPVSKLYLALTLGVSVWYLVGCQTVNTKGDPSKAVQVRTQLAAEYIKSNDYDAAKRTLDQALDIDSRDASANMMMGVLLQREGSPQNVEKAERYFKHAIAAEPKNAQARNNYGTYLYQIGRYNDAIDQLQVAGSTLGYDQRYRALENLGRAYIQVGRVTEAEAAFKQALQVNSGAYLAMIEMAEISYLRQQNAEATQYYEQFVQAVGEKNLDARALWIGIRIARANHDTMGSQVLVNQLRALYPDSQEYKRYLQLQYTTEAVWK
- the rlmN gene encoding 23S rRNA (adenine(2503)-C(2))-methyltransferase RlmN — encoded protein: MSTEVVAVSTVSAEQQQSLSAPAQQNSVAKVNLLGMSRPQLEKFFEDMGEKKFRAGQVMKWIHQFFVTDFAEMTNISGKLREKLEKLCEIKAPEVVHKNYSKDGTRKWVFRVGEGEGSLVETVLIPAEHRSGLRRTLCISSQVGCALDCSFCSTGKQGFQRDLNPDEIIGQLWVANYSYMEDVPVAERERSVTNVVMMGMGEPLLNYDAVLSSMRIMLDDFAYGMSKRRVTLSTSGVVPKIDQLAQDIDVALAISLHAPNDELRNELVPINKKYPLAQLIAACQRYIAKDGNESARKHVTIEYVMLDGVNDHPEHAQQMIKLLKNLPSKINLIPFNPFPHAPYGRSSRNRIISFQKTLSDAGFVCTIRQTRGDDIDAACGQLVGQVADRTRRAEQWKKKVAEKNEILRSQG
- the hisS gene encoding histidine--tRNA ligase, yielding MSSIVAIKGFNDILPTQTSAWRRLEQHLASLMDAYGYQQIRLPIVEQTNLFKRSIGDATDIVEKEMYTFLDKGNPPESLTLRPEGTAGCVRAMLEHNLLRGATPRVWYIGPMFRYEKPQKGRYRQFHQFGVETFGVATPDMDAELILMTARLWKRMGVADKVQLELNTLGESDERAAYRAALVEFLESHKNDLDEDSQRRLTTNPLRILDSKDAKTQAILENAPKLHDFMGEETLNHFATLQQYLTDAGVSFVINQKLVRGLDYYNKTVFEWTTTHLGSQGTVCAGGRYDGLVGQLKGKADQSVPAVGFAMGIERLLLLLEQVEDATPVRDCEMFLLADPASQGKALVLAEQIRNQLDAASSTIRLKVGSQGSMKSQMKKADQSGALFALILGEREVEAAQFAVKELATAEQTLVAVDDIVPFMIEKFSSK
- the ispG gene encoding flavodoxin-dependent (E)-4-hydroxy-3-methylbut-2-enyl-diphosphate synthase, translating into MIVNPIKRKPTRKIRVGSVYVGGDAPISIQSMTNTETCDVEATLAQIQRCADVGADIMRVSVPTMEAAEAFGEIRKRSSVPLVADIHFDYKIALRVADLGADCLRINPGNIGSEAKIREVVAAARHNDISMRIGVNAGSLEKDIQKKYGEPTGQALLESAMRHIDILDRLDFHEFKVSVKASNVFLTMDAYRLLSQQIDNPLHLGVTEAGIYRTGSVKSAIALGGLLLDGIGDTMRISLAAEPEEEIKIGFDILKSLSLRSNGINFIACPSCSRQEFNVISVMQALEERLEDIRTPMDVSVIGCKVNGPGEAKEADIGVVGASPRSLVYRNGEKSHLIDTNQLVDEIEAMVRQRVSDLEDAKAKEIIRTSFSE